One window of Phycodurus eques isolate BA_2022a chromosome 17, UOR_Pequ_1.1, whole genome shotgun sequence genomic DNA carries:
- the LOC133415627 gene encoding sodium/hydrogen exchanger 6-like, which translates to MASTQISPLLHGKSLTTPWWLPLALLALVLVGRGEGNAMDNVATERLAEESHRQDSANLLIFIMLLTLTILTIWLFKHRRFRFLHETGLAMIYGLLVGVILRFGVHVPPSMSEVVQGCAVNASPATLLVNVSGRFYEYTLKGEVSRGKGHQVQDDEMLRKVTFDPEVFFNILLPPIIFHAGYSLKRRHFFRNIGSILAYAFMGTVVSCFIIGLIMYGFVSFMKVVGQLGGDFYFTDCLFFGAIVSATDPVTVLAIFNELKVDVDLYALLFGESVLNDAVAIVLSSSIVAYQPAGDNSHSFEAMALLKSFGIFLGVFSGSFALGVATGVVTALVTKFTKLRDFPLLETALFFLMSWSTFLLAEACGFTGVVAVLFCGITQAHYTYNNLSRDSQDRTKQLFELLNFLAENFIFSYMGLTLFSFQSHVFNPLFIIGAFVAVFLGRAANIYPLSFLLNLGRKNKIGSNFQHVMMFAGLRGAMTFALSIRDTATYARQMMFSTTLLIVFFTVWICGGGTTPMLSFMSIPVGVDSDQDHSSSGMLDGSQRRNTKHESAWPFRIWYNFDHNYLKPLLTHSGPPLTATLPACCGPLARCLTSPQAYENEGPLHDEDFILNDASVSSMYADVTVSTDSSGSSGVKHHRPASADESLDHELAMAEHEVAIRGTRLVLPMNDPTDPPTTVTLPPPPSPPRSDPRRHRL; encoded by the exons ATGGCGTCTACACAAATAAGTCCCCTTCTTCACGGCAAATCCCTGACGACACCGTGGTGGCTGCCCTTGGCGTTGCTGGCCCTCGTCCTCGTCGGGAGAGGCGAGGGCAACGCGATGGACAACGTCGCAACAGAGAGGCTGGCTGAGGAAAGCCACCGCCAAGACAGTGCCAACCTGCTCATATTCATCATGCTGCTAACGCTCACCATTCTCACCATATGGCTCTTCAAGCACAGGCGCTTTAGGTTCCTGCACGAAACAGGGCTCGCCATGATCTATG GCCTTCTGGTGGGTGTAATCTTGCGATTCGGTGTCCACGTGCCCCCGAGCATGAGCGAGGTGGTGCAGGGCTGTGCGGTGAACGCCAGTCCCGCCACCCTGCTGGTCAACGTCAGCGGGCGATTCTACGAGTACACCCTGAAGGGCGAAGTTAGCCGCGGCAAAGGCCACCAAGTGCAGGATGACGAGATGCTTAGAAAG GTTACTTTTGACCCAGAAgtctttttcaacattttgctgCCCCCAATCATCTTCCATGCTGGCTACAGTCTAAAACGG AGACATTTTTTCCGCAACATTGGCTCCATTCTGGCCTATGCTTTCATGGGAACTGTTGTATCCTGCTTTATCATCGG GCTCATCATGTATGGATTTGTGTCCTTCATGAAAGTGGTGGGCCAGCTTGGGGGAGATTTTTATTTCACTGACTGCCTCTTCTTCGGGGCCATTGTATCAGCGACAGACCCAG TGACAGTGCTGGCTATTTTTAATGAGCTGAAGGTAGACGTGGACCTGTATGCTTTACTTTTTGGAGAGAGCGTGCTCAATGACGCCGTGGCCATCGTCCTCTCGTC CTCCATTGTGGCCTACCAGCCGGCAGGTGACAACAGCCACAGCTTTGAGGCCATGGCCTTGCTCAAGTCCTTTGGCATCTTCCTGGGCGTCTTCAGCGGATCGTTTGCTCTCGGCGTGGCCACTGGCGTGGTGACGGCACTC GTGACCAAATTCACCAAGCTCAGGGACTTCCCCTTGCTGGAGACGGcactgtttttcctcatgtccTGGAGCACCTTCCTGTTGGCTGAGGCCTGTGGCTTTACCG GCGTGGTTGCCGTGCTGTTCTGCGGGATCACTCAGGCTCACTACACCTACAACAATCTCTCTCGTGACTCACAGGATCGAACCAAACAG TTGTTTGAGCTGCTCAACTTTCTGGCAGAGAACTTCATCTTCTCCTACATGGGCCTGACGCTCTTCTCCTTTCAGTCGCATGTCTTCAACCCCTTGTTCATCATCGGGGCCTTT GTGGCGGTGTTCTTGGGCAGGGCGGCAAACATTTACCCGTTGTCCTTCCTGCTCAATCTGGGCCGCAAGAATAAGATCGGATCCAATTTTCAACACGTCATGATGTTTGCAG GTCTGCGTGGGGCGATGACATTCGCCCTGTCCATCCGAGACACTGCCACTTACGCCCGTCAGATGATGTTCTCGACCACCTTGCTGATCGTCTTCTTCACTGTGTGGATCTGCGGAGGCGGCACCACGCCAATGCTGTCCTTCATGAGCATTCC CGTGGGTGTAGACTCTGATCAAGATCACTCA AGTTCAGGAATGTTAGACGGCTCTCAGAGGAGGAACACCAAGCATGAGAGCGCCTGGCCCTTCAGGATCTGGTACAACTTTGATCACAA CTACCTAAAACCCCTCCTGACCCACAGTGGCCCCCCTCTTACCGCCACTCTGCCAGCCTGTTGCGGACCACTGGCACGGTGCCTCACCAGCCCACAAGCATATGAG AACGAAGGGCCTCTCCACGACGAAGACTTCATCCTGAACGACGCCAGCGTGAGCTCCATGTACGCCGACGTGACCGTCAGTACGGACAGCTCGGGCTCCAGCGGGGTCAAGCACCACCGCCCGGCCTCCGCCGACGAGAGCCTGGACCACGAACTGGCAATGGCTGAACATGAGGTGGCCATCCGGGGCACCCGCCTGGTCCTGCCCATGAACGACCCGACCGATCCCCCGACAACCGTGACTCTGCCTCCGCCGCCCTCCCCGCCCCGCTCAGACCCCCGTAGGCACAGACTATGA
- the LOC133415628 gene encoding LOW QUALITY PROTEIN: cytokine receptor common subunit gamma-like (The sequence of the model RefSeq protein was modified relative to this genomic sequence to represent the inferred CDS: deleted 1 base in 1 codon) — protein MLNKLLLLLCLAGPGFSKELTDVDCVVLHLETVKCTWNRHGNLTVNYTFHSWFHNEKASACEMYLTNNSIRNGCIQPYGDILNRFTMFYTQLVHDNKTSLKKHDLKNKVKLNPPTNLTVQKGPDWNLWFYWNQISANCVENEVRYRTNYKKWDTYTVYCGKKNYCINWPSNCSRYELQVRSRLDDTCGGSDWSDWSDPVIWRSNNGTECDQVSGSMFMIIMYVLAPVILILMVVLLLSYERFRIIFIRVVPEQSLIPQEKIEPWLGIPKGLKEGFKASYHEHACPVREYRQVSQDHSESQSSSSSTSSRNTNHTGHSISIPRGKLGGVGNSLFLLDLHSCLILRSSIFLFRS, from the exons ATGCTGAATAAATTGCTCTTACTTCTCTGTCTGGCAGGACCCGGCTTTTCCAAAGAACTTACAG ATGTCGATTGTGTCGTGTTGCATCTGGAAACTGTTAAATGTACCTGGAACAGACATGGCAATCTAACAGTCAATTACACCTTCCACAGCTG GTTTCATAATGAAAAGGCCAGCGCGTGTGAGATGTACCTGACAAACAACAGTATAAGAAATGGCTGCATTCAGCCCTATGGTGACATACTCAACAGGTTCACAATGTTTTACACACAACTGGTGCATGACAACAAAACTTCTCTGAAAAAGCATGATCTTAAAAACAAAG TTAAATTAAATCCGCCGACCAATCTGACTGTTCAGAAAGGACCAGACTGGAATCTGTGGTTCTACTGGAATCAGATTTCGGCAAATTGTGTTGAAAATGAAGTTCGCTACAGGACCAATTACAAGAAGTGGGAC ACATACACAGTCTATTGTGGGAAGAAAAATTACTGCATCAACTGGCCATCCAATTGTTCCCGATATGAGCTTCAGGTGAGAAGCAGATTGGATGATACGTGCGGGGGTTCTGACTGGAGTGACTGGAGTGATCCTGTGATCTGGCGATCAAACAACGGCACAG AATGTGACCAAGTCAGTGGTTCCATGTTTATGATAATTATGTACGTTTTGGCTCCTGTCATACTCATTCTGATGGTCGTGCTGTTGCTGAGTTACGAGAG gttcagaatcatcttcattcgTGTGGTACCAGAGCAATCCCTGATTCCTCAAGAGAAGATTGAG CCTTGGCTTGGAATCCCCAAAGGCCTTAAAGAAGGCTTCAAGGCAAGCTACCACGAGCATGCCTGTCCTGTTCGAGAGTATCGCCAGGTGTCCCAG GACCACTCTGAAAGCCAGAGCTCCAGCAGTTCGACCTCCTCCCGCAACACAAACCATACAGGCCACTCCATCTCCATCCCAAGAGGCAAACTTGGAGGAGTGGGAAACTCCCTGTTCCTCTTAGACCTCCACTCCTGCCTAATCTTGAGGAGCAGCATCTTTCTGTTCAGGAGCTGA
- the snx12 gene encoding sorting nexin-12 isoform X1, which translates to MTDPSVADTRRLNSKPQDLTDAYGPPSNFLEIDVYDPQIVGVGRHRYTTYAVRMRTNLPIFKLKDSCVTRRYSDFEWLKNELERDSKIVVPPLPGKALTRQLPFRSDEGLFEESFIEERRLGLEQFINRIAGHPLAQNERCLHMFLQEAEIDRNYIPGKVRH; encoded by the exons ATGACAGATCCTTCGGTTGCTGACACTCGCCGGCTGAATTCCAAGCCTCAGGACCTGACGGACGCATACGGTCCTCCCAGCAATTTTCTGGAGATAGACGTTTACGATCCACAGATTGTTGGAGTCGGGCGGCACCGATACACAACTTATGCAGTTCGGATGCGG ACCAACCTTCCCATTTTCAAACTAAAGGACTCCTGCGTGACAAGACGATATAGTGACTTTGAGTGGTTAAAAAATGAGTTGGAGAGAGACAGCAAG ATTGTAGTACCTCCTCTCCCGGGTAAAGCCCTGACGAGACAGTTGCCGTTCCGCAGCGACGAAGGGCTTTTCGAGGAGTCGTTCATTGAGGAGCGGCGGTTGGGTTTGGAGCAGTTCATCAACAG AATTGCAGGTCACCCTTTGGCCCAGAATGAGCGCTGTCTGCATATGTTCCTGCAGGAGGCAGAGATTGACCGGAACTACATTCCCGGAAAAGTACGACACTAG
- the snx12 gene encoding sorting nexin-12 isoform X2, producing the protein MTDPSVADTRRLNSKPQDLTDAYGPPSNFLEIDVYDPQIVGVGRHRYTTYAVRMRTNLPIFKLKDSCVTRRYSDFEWLKNELERDSKIVVPPLPGKALTRQLPFRSDEGLFEESFIEERRLGLEQFINRIAGHPLAQNERCLHMFLQEAEIDRNYIPGKV; encoded by the exons ATGACAGATCCTTCGGTTGCTGACACTCGCCGGCTGAATTCCAAGCCTCAGGACCTGACGGACGCATACGGTCCTCCCAGCAATTTTCTGGAGATAGACGTTTACGATCCACAGATTGTTGGAGTCGGGCGGCACCGATACACAACTTATGCAGTTCGGATGCGG ACCAACCTTCCCATTTTCAAACTAAAGGACTCCTGCGTGACAAGACGATATAGTGACTTTGAGTGGTTAAAAAATGAGTTGGAGAGAGACAGCAAG ATTGTAGTACCTCCTCTCCCGGGTAAAGCCCTGACGAGACAGTTGCCGTTCCGCAGCGACGAAGGGCTTTTCGAGGAGTCGTTCATTGAGGAGCGGCGGTTGGGTTTGGAGCAGTTCATCAACAG AATTGCAGGTCACCCTTTGGCCCAGAATGAGCGCTGTCTGCATATGTTCCTGCAGGAGGCAGAGATTGACCGGAACTACATTCCCGGAAAA gtgTGA